AGACAATGCTGGACTGTTATACATTATCATcagaaatatattgaaaacttCCTTAGTGATAAGAATTTTTGATCCACATTTTCTAGGCTTATACTGTATAATATctgatattttgtgtaaaattggACATTTTGTATCAATGCACTATGACAAATACCTTATGGATTTGATCTCATAAAAATTTATAAGTTatgcaaaattagaaaaataataatatttggGGGAAAAGATGATTTATACTTAAGAACTTCCTCTTACCTATATGGCtgattacatatattattagtTTGAAAAGTTTTTAGGAATTAGGAAAAATACAAGTCATGGAAAAACTCACGGCCCAACAGAACATTTTATGTAGTAAAGTCAAAATTAAACTAACTACCTTAAGATACcgaattcaaattttaatgtcGTGACATGTGTTGATATGAAGATATATGAATTGTGATCAACAATTATGAAGTCAGGCATCACTAGCTGTACAGGTATATTATAGAAATGTCCCTTAATCAATAatatatgtaggtatatataAACCTGTGATAATCTCAGATACTCATAATTGATTTTACATTGTTAGGATTTCTATCACTTTCTGTTTTAAATTACCTGTTAAGTCAAGGAGAGTACCTGAAGGAATTAAGATAGACTGAGGGTTTCTCTTTGCAAGCTTTTTGTTCTTTCAAAAAAAGTTCTTTAGTTCTACACTGTCCCTCTCTTTCTAAcggactaattcacataccacatgAAACCTGACGtgcaggactattgtttctattggtgatggaatgatattaaaagatgatatcccgaGCTAATGTCATTACAGGGGGAAAATTACAAAGACTTGCGCTGGGAAAATTACAAAGACTTGCGctgtggtacatgaattagtcctaTTCTACATCTGTACCTCAAGTGTAAATGTACAATGATGACTGTGGCCCAGTGTTCTTTGATTTGTAATGATTCTAGAAAACTAAATATGATTACATGGGAACAAATAGTGTAATATCTGTATTGCACAGTGCCCTTCCTGTACACAGAGGGGAAAGCCTTGATGATAGAGCTCTGGCTACATGTGGCCTTCCTTAATACAGAAAAGGGCAAAACATTATATCTGGGTGTTTGAGGCCTCCCAACATTAGAAAGCCTTGATATCTGGCTGTACGAACCCTTCCACCGTACATGGAGGTAAATTGGCTGAATGTACGTTCCCTTCCTTGAGATGGGAAAACCTTAAGAGACTGACTGTATGTGCTTAAATGTGATACCatatgttgttttatatttatttatttgtggtaactgttgtgtttttttttacagaaaatcCTAATTCTTTTTAGACAAAAAAACTGTTTGTCGTTGTTTTGAATTAGGAAAAATTACAAGTCATGGAAAAACTCACGTCCCAACAGAACATATTATGTAGTTAAGTCAAAATTAAACTAACTACCTTAAGATACcgaattcaaattttaatgtcGTGACATGTGTTGATATGAAGATATATGAATTGTGATCAACAATTATGAAGTCAGGCATCACTAGCTGTACAGGTATATTATAGAAATGTCCCTTAATCAATAatatatgtaggtatatataAACCTGTGATAATCTCAGATACTCATAATTGATTTTACATTGTTAGGATTTCTATCACTTTCTGTTTTAAATTACCTGTTAAGTCAAGGAGAGTACCTGAAGGAATTAAGATAGACTGAGGGTTTCTCTTTGCAAGCTTTttgttcttttaaaaaaagttctTTAGTTCTACACTGTCCCTCTCTTTCTAAcggactaattcacataccacatgAAACCTGACGtgcaggactattgtttctattggtgatggaatgatattaaaagatgatatcccgaGCTAATGTCATTACAGGGGGAAAATTACAAAGACTTGCGctgtggtacatgaattagtcctaGTCCCACACAAACGCTATTGGGTATCaagtggtacatgaattagtcctaCTCTACATCTGTACCTCAAgtgtaaatgtaaaatgatgACTGTGGCCCAGTGTTCTTTGATTTGTAATGATTCTAGAAAACTAAATATGATTACATGGGAACAAATAGTGTAATATCTGTATTGCACAGTGCCCTTCCTGTACACAGAGGGGAAAGCCTTGATGATAGAGCTCTGGCTACATGTGGCCTTCCTTAATACAGAAAAGGGCAAAACATTATATCTGGGTGTTTGAGGCCTCCCAACATTAGAAAGCCTTGATATCTGGCTGTATGAACCCTTCCACCGTACATGGAGGTAAATTGGCTGAATGTACGTTCCCTTCCTTGAGATGGGAAAACCTTAAGAGACTGACTGTATGTGCTTAAATGTGATACCatatgttgttttatatttatttatttgtggtAACATTTTTACAGAAAATCCTAATTCTTTTTAGACAAAAAAACTGTTTGTCGTTGTTTTGATAAATTCCTACTTAACGAAATGACTGAATATTTGTAATTAACTTCTCCATTGCTGATAGACTTCCTGTACATTCTGCTTGCTTTAAATGGCTTTGGCCTTTTGACGGACTCTTCTGTGCTTCTAGAACCAGTTGATGGTAGACCAATAGGAGTATGAAATAGTTTGGGTTATGACCATACGAGAACATGAAATGCTTGTGATTATGTACAAGAACGTGTACAGTGCTCATGGTTGGTTTAAGTGCAAAAATacttttttatcttaaaataattaattaatcctGCAACCTTGATTTCTTCTCAAAAATGACATTGAAGTTGTCTTTCATGAAACTTGGAGATCTTTATTTCTTGAAACATTGTCTGATGTTGAGAAGAAATCAAGGTTGTCACCtaactatattttgtgtgaGTGAAgaatgcatgttttataatagcGAGAAAGTGTGTGTGTATCAAGTCTGCATGTTCTGTTTCTGTATGATAGCTTTATAACCCGTGTACAGAGTGCATTGTGATGAGAGCTCTTTAATAGACATGCAAGCCATTTTTGTCCAAAAAAGTCAATGTATATGGTTGTACAttaatgtgaaaataaaacaattaagtacattttcattttgtgtcTTCTTTATGAAAGATTGTGGAAAGTGGTGGAAAAGAAGAGGACATTGCTCCCGAAGGTGTCATGTATAGGATACCTTATTTGGCGCTAACAGCCTCCTCAAACTGtgaatagtacatgtatgtaaattttgTTATGGGAAATCCCATTTcaacatacaaatatagcaGATGAAGTAGAGAAAAAATTTGCTGCTTGGACCTCAATACTTGGAGACACCAGGGGCAATCATGGGTTTAGGttagttttgttttgtattcCTTCTTAACAGTAAGATTCATTTAAGGCCTGGTATGCCAGAGTACCTGGAGTAAACTCATGAACATGCCCCTGATTAAGAGATAATGAGAATACCTCGCCGGACTTATTTTGGCgtaatcaaattttttttttttatttaagcatattTTGTTGTGTAATTATCcaccgcccaacgaagttggcgggggatatacaaatgggttctgtccctccgtccgtccgtccgtccgtccgtacgaatggtttccggagcataactctaaaaaaaccagtagagatatttccacgaaacttcatacacacattggtcttatggtctagtagtgccttttgctatttttaggttttcatattttgcatattttccgTAACCATtgtggaaacattgctgaaaatatcatatttttgtaccaggttcgtttccggagcataactctaaaaccagaagagatatttccacgaaacttcatacacacattggtcttatggtctagtagtgccttttgctatttttaggttttcattttttgcatattttccgtaaccatggaaacattgctgaaaatatcatattttttgtaccaggtttgtttccggaccataactctaaaaccagaagagatatttcaacaaaacttcatagacacattggtcttatggtctagtagtgccttttgctattttaaagttttcactttttgtatttttttctgtaaccatggaaacattgctgaaaatggcagatttttgtgtaagaattgtttccagagcacaactctaaaaccagcagagatatttccatgaaacttcatagacacattgttctcttggtctagtagtgccttttgctatttttaggtttcactttttgtgctttttttctgtaaccatagaaacattgctgaaaatatcatatttttgtagcaggttcatttccggagcataactctaaaaccagcatagatatttccacgaaacttcatgcactttttccgttaccatggaaacattgctgacaataatcatggtaaatggtaaatgttactttgcaaaactccacccatctttgtgtatatagtctaatataaatgtcaaggctgtatacctgattcaacaattgcagccccgctctacttgaattatactccatctttctttagctcaacttcctttttcctgttttttttccatacacataaatctccacaatcaaacttacttcagctttgatatctccattggcgggggatctgaatgactatgtccttgttttatatacaatgggattgggcacaagttttccaacttatatgaagccctctccctacagaattctaattaattatataacaaagaatacaaaaatggcaaaaatatacatacatgtatttacaatcGGTCCCTTGAACTTTGTAAAGGCAATTTGGAACAAGTTTGAGCAATGATTATTCACGTAATCACCATAACGGCATGTatacaaaagatattttttgCAAAGCGTTGCTTGCGCGAAAAACGCTAATATAAGATTACCGCTACGATATGAATGTTCACTGTACCTCATCATCACAGACCATGACAGGAATTGAATTCCAAACAGTTGGAGCTAAGAAGGTGACAACTAGTAGTTGCTTCTTTTACAATCAAGACAATGAAAACACATGCTTAGCCAATAgttcattttattgttaattttgatAGCTGCCAGGTACCCATGATTACAGTGATAAGTGTGTGTATAATACAGTAAAAACTTGTATACCTCAAAGTCTTGGTTTGATTTAGAAGTATTTCGTTGGTCCCAGTTTACCTTTTTTTTCCCATATGTTTACAATTATACCTGGATAAGCTTAGCTCAAGGTGTTCAAATAATTTCAAGTAAATTGAAAGATACAACAGGAAATTCCTTTCctaaacatacaaattattctTCTCTCCTTCAATTTAGATTATCAAATATCAGTCAAGTACattcacagtacaggtacaatgtacttgtatacGATGTAGTCTACATCGTTGTACATAAAATGAAATGGCATTCTGATAATCAAAATTCATGAAATGGCAATTACATCACTAATTGCATGAGGAAGGCATTCCAAGATTCTCACATTTCAACATGTGCAAAATGTTTTCACATCTGTTCAATGAAGCATATTTGGCAGATCAATCTACAGGAAATACAGAATCTCACAAATCAGTCATATATGGAACGGACAGTCTCTTTTCCATATCAATGCATGGAGAACACAAACCAGTTCATGGACCATAAGAAATATCAACGTGATATACTGGTACAGGTCTGTAGcatctgaccttgacctttatagCCTCATTGATGACCAGTCTGTGTATCCAATAGAGTCAATACAATTGGTGATGACCGAGGTCGTAAAGCCATCTCTATACAGCTATGGAGATATAGATGTACTTAGAGTTGGATTCTTCATGTGCCTTCTCTCTCCAGTCTCTGTTGAGCTATCTCTATAACGTCGGCCATTACTTCAGGCTTCAGTGTATCCTTCACCTGAAAAAACACAGTACAGATGTATCAACAAAATTCATGAGGTGATTCATCTGAAATGTCTAGATTGTTGCGTGAGCGGATGgagtagtggttaagccactcgcctttcacctagccggccggggttcgatccccggcacggacgtgaaaaggttaggggtcacctgcccgatctcGTAGGTTTTCTctgggcactccggtttcctcccacagtAAGATCCCTCGCACGCTTACATCcaggccatcgagagtgatttgcataagttgtataacttgtttgtttcgtaatcaatgtaaaataaataaagtttaatgtCTAGATATTGACTGAAAATGTTTAAACACTTCTATGTTCTATGAACAGCTTAGctaggtcatttaaggacagacCCCCACTGTATataatgttttgggagactgctgtatgttCATTTTGTCTGTATTAGTAGAAACTTTTGCCCACATGATAGTGTGTCTTACTGAAACAAACCGCCAAAGATACCGATCAGCACActccatccagtcacattatgTTGATCACATGCAAAAACAGTTTCCCTCTTTATTTGACAAAACTTCAGAACAGATATACGTAATTCCCCTGATATGCATACAGTATATCTATAGCCACAGCAATAACTACAAAGTTTGCCTAATATTTATGTATTCTAActttacacaaaatcaattcTATGTAATTTCTACTTACCGCGTATTTGAGAGAGGCCTCGAATGTATAGAGTACACTTGTATCATACAACATCATCTTGTGTTCAGCCAGGGCTAATATACAGTTACGTAATCTGGCTATCACTTCTCGGTCCGACTTCTGGACTGGCTGtaaacaagggcagataactcataTAAACAGTGGTTTGTTTTTGTAGCCTACAGACATATGTTTGCAATATTCCAGTGTTTCCTCATATCATGATCAATTAACTTCAGTTTGGGTACTTCcatattaatttgaatttggTATTTCCTACAACAGTGTTACTTCAATTACAAGTAGGTATCTTTGTTTGGTGAGCGAAACTCCCATCATTTTTCTCTGAGaagatgtatgatgttatactCTCAAAcccatgacatcacaattgataccttcccgcaagggcagataaatctgttatatgcaaagacagaatagacTTTatcaatttatgttttataatggttttcAAGAATAACTTTGTTTGCCTCccatttcaattttctttattgATTATGGAAGATGACATGAAATAGAATCTCCTAATAATTTAATACTGACATCAATGACATTACCAAATCTATTTTGTAAGAGATTTAGAATATGTATATTAAGATTTCTTGAGAAAAAGGATAAATTACAGGAGCACGTCTGCTGTTAACCAGCAAGAGACCCTGGCCATGATCTGCCATTACTAATACCTCGTAGTTCTATAACAAGAGATCCTGGCCTTGGTCTGCCATTACTTACCTCATAGttttataacaagagatcctGGCCTTGGTCTGCCATTACTTACCTCATAGttttataacaagagatcctGGCCATGATCTGCCATTACTAATACCTCGTAGTTCTATAACAAGAGATCCTGGCCATGGTCTGCCATTACTTACCTCGTAGttttataacaagagatcctGGCCATGGTCTGCCATTACTTACCTCGTAGttttataacaagagatcctGGCCATGGTCTGCCATTACTAATACCTCGTAGttttataacaagagatcctGGCCATGATCTGCCCTAACTTACCTCATAGTTTTGTTCGTACCCGCCCGTCTGCTCGGTCTCCTCGTTGATGGTCGGACAGATCCATACGTAACCATTGTTACCCAGGATTATACTGGCTCCACATGGCAGGTTATGGAAGTGGGTCTTACGACGCTTGATGAGAGAAGGTGAAATCGACACCAGCTGGCCTTGCGATAACTATAGAGAGAAAGGTATCAGTATTACCTGGCATCActttttattttctatgtaCTCGATTTAAATTCATAGAAATAATTTCGTAATGTTTCAATGCATAATTGCTAATTTTTTGGAGTGAAGTAGTAAGGCCTTAagttactggtatatatatagtaaaactttttatattgaatatgcCTACAACAAATCCATGCTTATAACATAAGAACTTTCATTCTCTGTCAAGGTTTCTATAATATCCTTgtaatatttgtacatgtatataatggaTCATGCTTTTATGTAGCCAATTGATATGGTTGGtccacagaggtttgttataatcatgttaaatagttttgaaaaatgaaatactttAAGTTGGTTAATGGCTAATAGCCTAATACAATGTACGTGATATCAAACAGATTCCCCAAACATgttttcaagttaaaaacaatATCCAATGTCTACAAACAATCATCACCATCAACATTCAGGATAGTAACCATACTTGATGTCTCACTTACTTTGCCATATTTGAGACTCCTGGTGTGGAGTGATAAGGCTCCATCAGAAAACACAGACTGAACCTCTGCCTGGTGTCTTGTTAAGGTAAACAATCAGTACAGGAGATATAGTC
This genomic window from Argopecten irradians isolate NY chromosome 4, Ai_NY, whole genome shotgun sequence contains:
- the LOC138321623 gene encoding exosome complex component RRP4-like; translation: MVDVRIAGGRSSTKPNVSAEITNLVTPGDVITADTGFMRGHGTYMEDEKLYASVAGVVERVNKLICVKPLKTRYNGEIGDVVIGRILEVGTRRWKVDTHAKLDSVLMLSSVNLPGGELRRRSEEDEKMMRHYLKEGDLISAEVQSVFSDGALSLHTRSLKYGKLSQGQLVSISPSLIKRRKTHFHNLPCGASIILGNNGYVWICPTINEETEQTGGYEQNYEPVQKSDREVIARLRNCILALAEHKMMLYDTSVLYTFEASLKYAVKDTLKPEVMADVIEIAQQRLEREGT